A genome region from Tachyglossus aculeatus isolate mTacAcu1 chromosome 15, mTacAcu1.pri, whole genome shotgun sequence includes the following:
- the MBTD1 gene encoding MBT domain-containing protein 1 isoform X2 encodes MFDGYESCSEDTSSSSSSDESEEEVAPLPSSLPLIKNNGQVYTYPDGKSGMATCEMCGMVGVRDAFYSKTKRFCSVSCSRSYSSNSKKASILARLQGKPPTKKAKVLQKQPLVAKLAAYAQYQATLQSQAKTKAATVSVEGFSWGNYINSNSFTAAPVTCFKHAPMGTCWGDIADNIRVEVPNTDCSLPTKVFWIASVVKIAGYSALLRYEGFENDSSLDFWCSVCGSDIHPVGWCATSGKPLVPPRTIQHKYTNWKTFLVKRLTGAKTLPPDFSQKVTESMQYPFKPSMRVEVVDKTHLCRTRVAVVERVIGGRLRLLYEESEDKSDDFWCHMYSPLIHHIGWSRSIGHRFKRPDITKKQDGHFDTPPHLFAKVKEVDQSGEWYKEGMKLEAIDPLNLSAICVATIRKVLADGFLMIGIDGSEAADGSDWFCYHATSPSIFPVGFCEINMIELTPPRGYTKLPFKWFDYLRETGSIAAPVKLFNKDVPNHGFRVGMKLEAVDLMEPRLVCVATVTRIIHRLLRIHFDGWEDEYDQWVDCESPDLYPVGWCQLTGYQLQPPAPQTTRESQSGSSKQKKKAKSHQYKGHKKMTPLQLKEELLDGEEYGFLQGASDQESGGSASHYIKQEP; translated from the exons GAGAGCGAAGAGGAGGTGGCCCCTTTGCCCTCCAGCCTCCCGCTTATCAAAAACAATGGGCAGGTCTACACCTATCCGGACGGCAAGTCAGGCATGG ccacCTGTGAGATGTGCGGCATGGTGGGAGTCCGCGACGCCTTTTACTCCAAAACCAAGCGTTTCTGCAGCGTCTCGTGTTCCCGAAGTTACTCCTCCAACTCCAAGAAGGCCAGCATTCTGGCCAGGCTTCAG GGCAAGCCTCCAACCAAGAAGGCCAAGGTTCTCCAGAAACAGCCCCTGGTAGCCAAGCTAGCCGCGTACGCTCAGTACCAAGCGACCTTGCAGAGCCAGGCCAAGACGAAGGCCG CCACGGTCTCTGTGGAAGGCTTCAGCTGGGGCAACTACATCAACAGCAATAGCTTCACAGCGGCTCCGGTCACGTGTTTCAAGCAT GCACCCATGGGGACCTGCTGGGGAGACATCGCCGACAACATCCGGGTCGAAGTGCCCAACACGGACTGCAGCCTCCCTACCAAAGTCTTCTGGATCGCGAGCGTCGTAAAAATCGCAG GCTACAGCGCTCTGCTGCGCTACGAAGGGTTCGAGAACGACTCCAGCCTGGACTTCTGGTGCAGCGTGTGCGGCTCCGACATCCACCCCGTGGGCTGGTGTGCCACCAGCGGGAAGCCCCTGGTCCCCCCGCGGA CCATCCAGCACAAGTACACAAACTGGAAGACCTTTCTAGTGAAACGTCTTACCGGTGCCAAAACGCTTCCTCCTGACTTCTCCCAAAAG GTGACCGAAAGCATGCAATACCCCTTCAAGCCTTCCATGAGAGTAGAAGTGGTGGACAAGACGCACCTCTGTCGGACCCGGGTAGCGGTGGTGGAGAGGGTGATCGGCGGGCGGCTGCGCCTGCTGTACGAGGAGAGCGAGGACAAGTCCGATGACTTCTGGTGCCACATGTACAGCCCGCTGATTCACCACATCGGCTGGTCCCGGAGCATCGGCCATCGGTTCAAAAGACCCG ATATCACAAAGAAACAGGATGGACATTTTGATACGCCACCGCATTTATTTGCTAAG GTAAAAGAAGTAGACCAAAGTGGGGAGTGGTACAAAGAAGGGATGAAGCTGGAAGCTATCGATCCCTTAAACCTGTCTGCGATATGCGTGGCGACCATTAGGAAG GTGCTGGCCGACGGATTCCTCATGATCGGGATCGACGGCTCGGAAGCGGCGGACGGGTCGGACTGGTTTTGTTACCACGCCACCTCCCCATCCATTTTCCCCGTTGGTTTCTGTGAAATTAACATGATCGAGCTAACGCCACCCAGAG GTTATACGAAACTCCCTTTCAAATGGTTTGACTATCTCAGGGAAACCGGCTCCATTGCAGCACCAGTAAAGCTGTTCAACAAG GACGTTCCGAACCACGGATTCCGCGTGGGAATGAAACTGGAGGCCGTGGACCTCATGGAGCCCCGCCTGGTGTGCGTGGCCACGGTGACACGCATCATCCACCGCCTGTTGAGGATCCATTTCGACGGCTGGGAAGACGAGTACGACCAGTGGGTGGACTGCGAGTCCCCCGACCTCTACCCCGTGGGCTGGTGCCAACTGACTGGCTACCAACTGCAGCCCCCGGCACCCCAGA CCACGAGAGAGAGCCAGTCGGGGTCGTCGAAGCAGAAGAAGAAAGCCAAGTCCCACCAGTACAAAGGACACAAGAAAA
- the MBTD1 gene encoding MBT domain-containing protein 1 isoform X1 has protein sequence MFDGYESCSEDTSSSSSSDESEEEVAPLPSSLPLIKNNGQVYTYPDGKSGMATCEMCGMVGVRDAFYSKTKRFCSVSCSRSYSSNSKKASILARLQVTGKPPTKKAKVLQKQPLVAKLAAYAQYQATLQSQAKTKAATVSVEGFSWGNYINSNSFTAAPVTCFKHAPMGTCWGDIADNIRVEVPNTDCSLPTKVFWIASVVKIAGYSALLRYEGFENDSSLDFWCSVCGSDIHPVGWCATSGKPLVPPRTIQHKYTNWKTFLVKRLTGAKTLPPDFSQKVTESMQYPFKPSMRVEVVDKTHLCRTRVAVVERVIGGRLRLLYEESEDKSDDFWCHMYSPLIHHIGWSRSIGHRFKRPDITKKQDGHFDTPPHLFAKVKEVDQSGEWYKEGMKLEAIDPLNLSAICVATIRKVLADGFLMIGIDGSEAADGSDWFCYHATSPSIFPVGFCEINMIELTPPRGYTKLPFKWFDYLRETGSIAAPVKLFNKDVPNHGFRVGMKLEAVDLMEPRLVCVATVTRIIHRLLRIHFDGWEDEYDQWVDCESPDLYPVGWCQLTGYQLQPPAPQTTRESQSGSSKQKKKAKSHQYKGHKKMTPLQLKEELLDGEEYGFLQGASDQESGGSASHYIKQEP, from the exons GAGAGCGAAGAGGAGGTGGCCCCTTTGCCCTCCAGCCTCCCGCTTATCAAAAACAATGGGCAGGTCTACACCTATCCGGACGGCAAGTCAGGCATGG ccacCTGTGAGATGTGCGGCATGGTGGGAGTCCGCGACGCCTTTTACTCCAAAACCAAGCGTTTCTGCAGCGTCTCGTGTTCCCGAAGTTACTCCTCCAACTCCAAGAAGGCCAGCATTCTGGCCAGGCTTCAGGTAACG GGCAAGCCTCCAACCAAGAAGGCCAAGGTTCTCCAGAAACAGCCCCTGGTAGCCAAGCTAGCCGCGTACGCTCAGTACCAAGCGACCTTGCAGAGCCAGGCCAAGACGAAGGCCG CCACGGTCTCTGTGGAAGGCTTCAGCTGGGGCAACTACATCAACAGCAATAGCTTCACAGCGGCTCCGGTCACGTGTTTCAAGCAT GCACCCATGGGGACCTGCTGGGGAGACATCGCCGACAACATCCGGGTCGAAGTGCCCAACACGGACTGCAGCCTCCCTACCAAAGTCTTCTGGATCGCGAGCGTCGTAAAAATCGCAG GCTACAGCGCTCTGCTGCGCTACGAAGGGTTCGAGAACGACTCCAGCCTGGACTTCTGGTGCAGCGTGTGCGGCTCCGACATCCACCCCGTGGGCTGGTGTGCCACCAGCGGGAAGCCCCTGGTCCCCCCGCGGA CCATCCAGCACAAGTACACAAACTGGAAGACCTTTCTAGTGAAACGTCTTACCGGTGCCAAAACGCTTCCTCCTGACTTCTCCCAAAAG GTGACCGAAAGCATGCAATACCCCTTCAAGCCTTCCATGAGAGTAGAAGTGGTGGACAAGACGCACCTCTGTCGGACCCGGGTAGCGGTGGTGGAGAGGGTGATCGGCGGGCGGCTGCGCCTGCTGTACGAGGAGAGCGAGGACAAGTCCGATGACTTCTGGTGCCACATGTACAGCCCGCTGATTCACCACATCGGCTGGTCCCGGAGCATCGGCCATCGGTTCAAAAGACCCG ATATCACAAAGAAACAGGATGGACATTTTGATACGCCACCGCATTTATTTGCTAAG GTAAAAGAAGTAGACCAAAGTGGGGAGTGGTACAAAGAAGGGATGAAGCTGGAAGCTATCGATCCCTTAAACCTGTCTGCGATATGCGTGGCGACCATTAGGAAG GTGCTGGCCGACGGATTCCTCATGATCGGGATCGACGGCTCGGAAGCGGCGGACGGGTCGGACTGGTTTTGTTACCACGCCACCTCCCCATCCATTTTCCCCGTTGGTTTCTGTGAAATTAACATGATCGAGCTAACGCCACCCAGAG GTTATACGAAACTCCCTTTCAAATGGTTTGACTATCTCAGGGAAACCGGCTCCATTGCAGCACCAGTAAAGCTGTTCAACAAG GACGTTCCGAACCACGGATTCCGCGTGGGAATGAAACTGGAGGCCGTGGACCTCATGGAGCCCCGCCTGGTGTGCGTGGCCACGGTGACACGCATCATCCACCGCCTGTTGAGGATCCATTTCGACGGCTGGGAAGACGAGTACGACCAGTGGGTGGACTGCGAGTCCCCCGACCTCTACCCCGTGGGCTGGTGCCAACTGACTGGCTACCAACTGCAGCCCCCGGCACCCCAGA CCACGAGAGAGAGCCAGTCGGGGTCGTCGAAGCAGAAGAAGAAAGCCAAGTCCCACCAGTACAAAGGACACAAGAAAA